A genomic region of Staphylococcus roterodami contains the following coding sequences:
- a CDS encoding EVE domain-containing protein yields MTAEANYFWLNCGYNRWNHNEPLVGQTALFESGAHFNPSQGFRAFKKAKVGDQVIFYQVQTDTGLLGCGEIISVETGAQNKIRVQFRFNEQLKPLTADYLKRSEALEFRISNMKETLFNQITAEEFDLISGLGKGEIKIPRYFFLAETEEFEPGHQYTIYTHTYNGIKRNGYHFYTQLEEGDNIIFYNRTKNQSVVGIGEVSKHIHEKPPIPGRTNSTVIEVSYEKDITPITLSTLNKHPKLKNLYFLQENAKQAIASMSQAQYDAILEVSENNGLKSPFEMVQKPNLLEDEKEETLKPFIMLVVDQKEEGLKAANDLLQKANANPVITTGHPDFSEDMLYGKYLPNETGALYYREGFITQLMPKKDKSYLVIDNFNRIDPDIFQTYINVLEGYEVTLPRYNKDGNMIKWSRQKDSFYYFNPNWHIVGITYDSLEDIKAKYSEQFLKYTRIVKVKHD; encoded by the coding sequence ATGACAGCAGAAGCAAATTATTTTTGGTTGAATTGTGGATATAACCGTTGGAATCATAATGAACCGTTAGTTGGTCAAACAGCTTTATTTGAATCGGGTGCACATTTTAATCCGTCACAAGGGTTTAGAGCATTCAAAAAAGCTAAAGTAGGAGATCAAGTCATCTTTTATCAAGTTCAAACAGATACTGGCTTGCTTGGATGCGGTGAGATTATTAGTGTTGAAACAGGTGCACAAAATAAAATACGTGTACAGTTTCGTTTTAATGAACAACTGAAACCTTTAACGGCTGATTATTTAAAACGTAGTGAAGCATTAGAATTTCGTATAAGTAATATGAAAGAGACATTGTTCAATCAAATTACAGCTGAAGAGTTTGATTTAATTAGCGGACTTGGAAAAGGGGAAATTAAAATCCCACGTTATTTCTTTTTAGCTGAAACAGAAGAATTTGAACCTGGTCACCAATATACGATTTATACACATACATATAATGGTATTAAACGAAATGGTTATCATTTTTATACTCAGTTAGAAGAAGGCGACAATATTATTTTTTATAATAGAACGAAAAATCAATCTGTCGTTGGTATTGGAGAGGTGTCAAAACATATTCATGAGAAGCCACCAATTCCAGGTAGAACTAATAGTACGGTAATTGAAGTGTCGTATGAAAAAGATATAACGCCAATTACTTTAAGTACTTTAAATAAACATCCTAAATTGAAAAATTTATATTTCCTTCAAGAAAATGCCAAGCAAGCAATTGCAAGTATGTCACAGGCACAGTATGATGCAATTCTTGAAGTAAGCGAAAATAATGGATTGAAATCTCCATTTGAAATGGTTCAGAAGCCAAACTTACTTGAAGATGAAAAAGAAGAAACATTAAAACCATTTATTATGTTAGTCGTTGACCAAAAAGAAGAAGGTTTAAAGGCTGCGAATGATTTATTACAAAAGGCTAATGCCAATCCTGTCATTACAACGGGACATCCTGATTTTTCAGAAGATATGTTATACGGCAAATATTTACCTAATGAAACGGGAGCATTATATTATCGTGAAGGTTTTATTACACAGCTCATGCCGAAAAAAGACAAAAGTTATTTAGTTATTGATAATTTTAATCGAATTGATCCAGATATTTTCCAAACATATATTAATGTTTTAGAAGGATACGAAGTTACCTTGCCACGATATAATAAAGATGGCAATATGATTAAATGGTCTCGCCAAAAAGATTCTTTCTATTATTTCAATCCAAATTGGCATATTGTAGGTATTACATATGATAGTTTGGAAGATATTAAGGCTAAATACTCAGAACAATTTTTGAAATATACACGTATCGTCAAAGTTAAACACGACTAA
- the czrB gene encoding CDF family zinc efflux transporter CzrB translates to MSHSHHHHDHMHSHVTTNNKKVLFISFLIIGLYMFIEIIGGLLANSLALLSDGIHMFSDTFSLGVALVAFIYAEKNATTTKTFGYKRFEVLAALFNGVTLFVISILIVFEAIKRFFVPSEVQSKEMLIISIIGLIVNIVVAFFMFKGGDTSHNLNMRGAFLHVIGDLLGSVGAITAAILIWAFGWTIADPIASILVSVIILKSAWGITKSSINILMEGTPSDVDIDEVITTIKKDSRIQSVHDCHVWTISNDMNALSCHVVVDHTLTMKECELLLETIEHDLLHLNIHHMTIQLETPDHKHDESTICSGTHSHSHNDHSHHHVHAH, encoded by the coding sequence ATGTCTCATTCACATCATCATCATGACCACATGCACAGTCATGTGACAACAAATAATAAAAAAGTATTGTTTATTTCGTTTTTAATTATCGGCTTATACATGTTTATCGAAATCATCGGTGGTCTTCTTGCTAATAGTTTGGCATTATTATCTGATGGTATCCATATGTTTAGCGATACATTTTCATTAGGTGTAGCACTTGTGGCATTTATTTATGCTGAAAAAAATGCCACAACTACGAAAACATTTGGTTATAAACGTTTCGAAGTACTTGCAGCATTATTTAACGGTGTAACACTTTTTGTTATAAGTATTTTGATAGTTTTCGAAGCAATTAAACGTTTCTTTGTCCCTTCAGAAGTCCAATCAAAAGAAATGTTAATCATTAGTATTATTGGTTTAATTGTCAATATCGTTGTTGCATTCTTTATGTTTAAAGGTGGCGACACTTCACACAATTTAAATATGCGCGGTGCTTTTCTACATGTTATCGGAGACTTATTAGGTTCAGTTGGCGCCATTACTGCAGCTATTTTAATTTGGGCATTTGGATGGACAATCGCCGATCCTATCGCAAGTATTTTAGTTTCGGTTATTATTTTAAAAAGTGCATGGGGTATCACAAAGTCTTCAATTAACATTTTAATGGAAGGCACACCAAGTGATGTAGATATAGACGAAGTTATAACAACAATAAAAAAAGATTCGCGAATACAAAGTGTACATGATTGTCATGTTTGGACAATTTCAAATGATATGAATGCATTAAGTTGTCACGTTGTTGTAGATCACACATTGACAATGAAAGAATGTGAATTATTATTAGAAACCATTGAACATGATTTGTTACATTTAAATATACATCATATGACAATTCAATTAGAAACACCAGATCATAAACATGATGAATCAACTATATGTTCTGGCACACATAGTCATTCACACAACGACCATAGTCATCATCACGTACACGCACATTAA
- a CDS encoding SDR family oxidoreductase, with protein MNILVIGANGGVGSLLVQQLAKENVAFTAGVRQPDQLNALKSQGMKATLVDVENDSIETLTETFKPFDKVIFSVGSGGSTGADKTIIVDLDGAVKSMIASKEAGVKHYVMVSTYDSRRQAFDASGDLKPYTIAKHYADDYLRRSGLNYTILHPGALTNAAGSGKIEAAQYFEGKGEIPREDVATVLKEIVTSNQYNNQEFQIISGDQDIKDALTSFKHDVD; from the coding sequence ATGAATATTTTAGTTATAGGCGCTAATGGTGGTGTAGGTTCATTATTAGTACAACAATTAGCAAAAGAAAATGTGGCATTTACAGCAGGTGTTAGACAACCGGATCAATTAAATGCGTTAAAGTCACAAGGTATGAAAGCGACGCTGGTTGATGTAGAAAATGATTCAATTGAGACATTAACTGAGACATTTAAACCTTTTGATAAAGTTATTTTTTCTGTAGGATCTGGAGGTAGTACTGGGGCAGATAAAACCATTATCGTAGACTTAGATGGTGCGGTTAAATCAATGATTGCGAGTAAAGAAGCGGGTGTTAAGCATTATGTCATGGTATCAACATATGATTCGAGACGACAAGCTTTCGATGCCAGTGGTGATTTAAAACCATACACGATTGCCAAACATTATGCAGATGATTACTTAAGACGTTCGGGCTTAAACTATACAATATTACATCCTGGTGCATTAACAAATGCTGCTGGATCTGGAAAAATTGAAGCTGCACAGTATTTTGAAGGTAAAGGTGAAATCCCTAGAGAAGATGTTGCGACTGTTTTAAAAGAAATTGTTACATCAAATCAATATAATAACCAAGAATTTCAAATTATTAGTGGTGACCAAGACATTAAAGATGCATTAACATCATTTAAACATGACGTAGATTAA
- a CDS encoding ABC transporter ATP-binding protein yields MLIKLNHVGRLKQGKPILQDVSWQINEGDKWVLYGLNGAGKTTLLNILNAYEPATSGTVNLFGKMPGKLGYSAENVRQQIGFVSHSLLEKFQEGETVIDVVMSGAFKSIGLYKNVDDDIISEAHQLLKLVEMSDKAQQFIGYLSTGEKQRVMIARALMGQPRILILDEPAAGLDFIARESLLNILDSLSDTYPTLAMIYVTHFIEEITANFSKILLLKDGQSIQQGAVEDILTSENMSHFFRKKVAVQRWNQRFSMMMLE; encoded by the coding sequence ATGTTAATCAAATTGAATCATGTTGGGCGTCTTAAACAAGGTAAGCCTATATTACAAGATGTTTCTTGGCAAATTAATGAAGGTGATAAGTGGGTATTATATGGTTTGAACGGAGCAGGGAAGACAACACTTCTAAATATTTTAAATGCGTATGAGCCTGCGACATCTGGAACTGTTAATCTATTCGGTAAAATGCCAGGTAAATTAGGTTATTCTGCAGAAAATGTACGTCAACAAATAGGATTTGTATCACATAGCTTATTGGAGAAATTTCAAGAGGGTGAAACGGTAATAGATGTTGTAATGAGTGGTGCTTTTAAATCTATAGGTCTATATAAAAATGTAGATGATGACATAATAAGTGAAGCACATCAATTATTAAAATTAGTGGAAATGTCGGATAAAGCTCAACAATTTATAGGATATTTATCCACCGGTGAAAAACAACGTGTAATGATTGCTAGAGCATTGATGGGGCAACCGCGTATTTTAATTTTAGATGAACCAGCAGCCGGATTAGACTTTATTGCTCGTGAGTCACTATTGAATATATTAGACTCCCTGTCAGATACGTATCCAACACTTGCGATGATTTATGTTACGCACTTTATTGAAGAAATCACTGCCAACTTTTCCAAAATTTTACTATTAAAAGATGGCCAGAGTATTCAACAAGGTGCTGTAGAAGACATATTAACTTCTGAAAACATGTCTCATTTCTTCCGGAAAAAAGTAGCAGTTCAACGATGGAATCAACGTTTTTCAATGATGATGTTAGAGTAA
- a CDS encoding Cof-type HAD-IIB family hydrolase yields the protein MDNVKAIFLDMDGTILHENNKASTYTKDVINQLREKGFKVFLATGRSHSEIHQLVPQDFVVDGIISSNGTIGEVDGHTIFKHGLSLTQVKQIVDLAKQQHIYYEVFPFEGNRVALKEDETWMRDMIHSQDPINDVSHSEWSSRQDALAGKIEWVSEFPEGEYSKIYLFSSNLEKITTFRDELKQNHVKLHISVSNSSRFNAETMAYQTDKGTGIKEMIEHFGIRQDETLVIGDSDNDRAMFEFGHYTVAMKNARPEIQALTSDVTTYTNEEDGAAKYLAEHFLAE from the coding sequence ATGGACAACGTAAAAGCAATATTTTTAGACATGGATGGTACGATTTTACATGAAAATAATAAGGCATCAACTTATACCAAAGATGTTATTAACCAGTTGCGAGAAAAAGGATTCAAAGTATTTTTAGCAACAGGCCGTTCACATTCTGAAATACATCAACTAGTACCACAAGATTTTGTTGTTGATGGTATTATTAGCTCAAATGGTACTATTGGTGAAGTAGATGGGCATACAATTTTTAAACATGGATTATCTTTAACACAGGTAAAGCAAATAGTTGATTTGGCTAAACAACAACATATTTATTATGAAGTATTCCCATTTGAAGGAAATAGAGTAGCTTTAAAAGAGGATGAAACATGGATGAGAGACATGATTCATAGCCAAGATCCAATTAATGATGTGAGTCATAGTGAATGGTCTTCTAGACAAGATGCGCTTGCAGGCAAGATTGAATGGGTAAGTGAATTTCCGGAGGGTGAATATTCAAAAATTTATCTTTTCAGTTCGAATTTAGAAAAAATCACGACATTTAGAGATGAATTAAAGCAAAATCATGTGAAATTACATATCAGTGTTTCTAATTCATCGAGATTTAATGCAGAGACAATGGCTTATCAAACTGATAAAGGCACTGGTATTAAAGAAATGATTGAACACTTCGGCATTCGTCAAGATGAAACGTTGGTTATTGGAGACAGTGATAATGATAGGGCAATGTTTGAATTTGGTCATTATACAGTTGCTATGAAAAATGCACGTCCTGAAATACAAGCATTAACTTCAGATGTAACGACTTATACGAATGAAGAAGATGGCGCAGCTAAATATTTAGCAGAGCATTTTTTAGCTGAATAA
- the glmS gene encoding glutamine--fructose-6-phosphate transaminase (isomerizing): protein MCGIVGYIGYDNAKELLLKGLEKLEYRGYDSAGIAVVNEDNTTVFKEKGRIAELRKVADSSDFDGPVGIGHTRWATHGVPNHENSHPHQSSNGRFTLVHNGVIENYEELKNEYLQGVSFISETDTEVIVQLIEYFSNQGLSTEEAFTKVVSLLHGSYALGLLDAEDKDTIYVAKNKSPLLLGVGEGFNVIASDALAMLQVTSKYKEIHDHEIVIVKKDEVIIKDADGNVQDRDSYTAEIDASDAEKGVYAHYMLKEIHEQPAVMRRIIQEYQDAEGNLKIDQDIINDVKEADRIYVIAAGTSYHAGLVGKEFLEKWAGVPTEVHVASEFVYNMPLLSEKPLFVYISQSGETADSRAVLVETKKLGHKSLTITNVAGSTLSREADHTLLLHAGPEIAVASTKAYTAQIAVLSILSQIVAKEHGREADIDLLRELAKVTTAIEAIVDDAPIMEQIATDFLETTRNAFFIGRTIDYNVSLEGALKLKEISYIQAEGFAGGELKHGTIALIEDGTPVVALATQENVNLSIRGNVKEVVARGAHPCIISMEGLEKEGDTYVIPHVHELLTPLVSVVALQLISYYAALHRDLDVDKPRNLAKSVTVE, encoded by the coding sequence TACGTAAAGTTGCTGATAGTAGTGATTTTGATGGTCCTGTTGGAATCGGTCACACACGTTGGGCAACTCACGGTGTACCTAACCATGAAAACTCTCATCCTCATCAATCTTCAAATGGCCGTTTTACTTTAGTACACAACGGTGTTATTGAAAACTATGAAGAGTTAAAAAATGAATATTTACAAGGTGTATCATTCATTTCAGAAACAGATACAGAAGTTATTGTTCAATTAATTGAATACTTTTCAAATCAAGGTCTATCAACTGAAGAAGCATTTACAAAAGTTGTGTCATTGTTACATGGTTCATATGCTTTAGGTTTATTAGATGCTGAAGATAAAGACACAATCTATGTTGCTAAAAATAAATCACCTTTATTATTAGGTGTAGGTGAAGGATTCAACGTTATCGCTTCAGATGCACTTGCAATGTTACAAGTGACAAGCAAATATAAAGAAATCCATGATCACGAAATCGTTATTGTTAAAAAAGACGAAGTAATTATTAAAGATGCAGATGGAAATGTTCAAGATCGTGATTCATATACTGCTGAAATTGATGCATCAGATGCTGAAAAAGGTGTTTATGCACACTATATGTTAAAAGAGATTCACGAACAGCCTGCAGTTATGCGTCGTATTATTCAAGAGTACCAAGATGCAGAAGGTAACTTGAAAATTGATCAAGATATCATTAATGATGTTAAAGAAGCAGACCGTATTTATGTAATTGCAGCTGGTACAAGTTACCACGCAGGATTAGTAGGTAAAGAATTTTTAGAAAAATGGGCTGGTGTACCAACTGAAGTACACGTTGCTTCTGAATTTGTTTACAACATGCCATTGTTATCTGAAAAACCATTATTTGTTTATATTTCGCAATCAGGTGAAACAGCAGATAGCCGTGCAGTATTAGTTGAAACTAAAAAATTAGGACATAAATCACTAACAATTACAAATGTTGCTGGTTCTACGTTATCTCGTGAAGCAGACCATACATTGTTATTACATGCTGGTCCTGAAATCGCAGTTGCATCTACAAAAGCATATACTGCGCAAATTGCAGTATTATCAATTTTATCTCAAATCGTTGCGAAAGAGCATGGTCGTGAAGCGGATATTGATCTATTAAGAGAATTGGCAAAAGTAACAACAGCTATTGAAGCGATTGTTGACGATGCGCCGATTATGGAGCAAATTGCAACAGATTTCTTAGAAACAACGCGTAATGCATTCTTTATCGGACGTACAATTGACTATAATGTAAGTTTAGAAGGTGCATTAAAACTTAAAGAAATTTCTTACATTCAAGCAGAAGGTTTTGCTGGTGGAGAACTTAAACATGGTACGATTGCATTAATCGAAGATGGCACGCCAGTTGTAGCTTTAGCAACTCAAGAAAACGTTAATTTATCAATTCGTGGTAACGTTAAAGAAGTAGTAGCACGTGGTGCGCATCCATGTATCATTTCTATGGAAGGTCTTGAAAAAGAAGGCGACACTTATGTCATTCCACATGTACATGAATTATTGACACCATTAGTTTCAGTAGTTGCATTACAATTGATTTCATATTATGCAGCATTACACAGAGATTTAGATGTGGATAAACCACGTAACCTTGCTAAATCAGTTACTGTAGAATAA
- the czrA gene encoding Zn(II)-responsive metalloregulatory transcriptional repressor CzrA, which produces MSEQYSEIHTDTLERVTDIFKALGDYNRIRIMDLLSVSEASVGHISHQLNLSQSNVSHQLKLLKSVHLVKAKRQGQSMIYSLDDIHVATMLKQAINHANHPKESGL; this is translated from the coding sequence ATGTCAGAACAGTATTCAGAAATACATACAGATACTTTAGAACGAGTTACTGATATTTTCAAGGCATTAGGCGATTACAATCGAATACGGATCATGGATTTGCTATCTGTGAGCGAAGCAAGTGTTGGTCACATTTCACACCAATTAAACTTATCTCAATCGAATGTCTCACACCAATTGAAATTACTTAAAAGCGTTCATCTTGTAAAAGCAAAACGACAAGGTCAGTCAATGATTTATTCATTAGATGACATCCACGTAGCAACTATGTTAAAGCAAGCTATTAATCACGCGAATCATCCTAAAGAAAGTGGGTTATAA
- a CDS encoding class I mannose-6-phosphate isomerase: MPLFLQPILKTKLWGGQRLSTFGYHLDNDKTGECWCVSAHPNDKSEIINGPYKGQTLDRVWSEHRELFGDFPSKDFPLLTKIVDARESLSIHVHPDNSYAYEHENGQYGKSECWYIIDAEEDAEIVIGTLAESREEIAHHVQQGTVESILRYIKVKPGEFYFIPAGTVHTITSGILAYETMQSSDITYRLYDYNREDDLNNARPLNIEKALDVIQYNAPLPNILPESEIIENHKCTHIVSNDFFTLVKWEISGTLNYMKPREFCLVTVLQGEGQIIVDGEIFKLTTGTNFILTSEDLDSVFEGEFTLMISYV; the protein is encoded by the coding sequence ATGCCATTATTTTTACAACCAATTTTAAAAACAAAATTATGGGGCGGTCAACGTTTAAGTACGTTCGGATATCATCTAGACAATGATAAAACTGGAGAATGTTGGTGTGTGTCCGCACATCCAAATGATAAAAGCGAAATCATAAATGGGCCATATAAAGGGCAAACATTAGACCGAGTTTGGTCAGAACATCGCGAATTGTTTGGTGATTTTCCGAGTAAAGATTTTCCGCTATTAACTAAAATTGTGGATGCGAGAGAATCGCTATCAATTCATGTGCACCCTGATAATTCATATGCTTATGAGCATGAAAATGGGCAATATGGTAAGTCTGAATGTTGGTATATCATTGATGCAGAAGAGGATGCAGAAATTGTAATAGGCACTTTAGCAGAATCTCGAGAAGAAATTGCACATCATGTACAACAAGGTACAGTTGAGTCAATTTTGCGATATATTAAAGTAAAGCCAGGCGAATTTTATTTTATCCCTGCAGGTACGGTACATACAATTACATCGGGCATTCTGGCCTATGAAACGATGCAATCCTCAGATATTACATATAGGCTATACGACTATAATCGTGAAGATGATTTAAACAATGCAAGACCTTTAAATATTGAAAAAGCTTTAGACGTTATTCAATATAATGCACCTCTACCAAATATTTTGCCAGAAAGTGAAATTATTGAGAATCATAAATGTACACATATTGTATCTAATGATTTCTTTACGTTGGTAAAATGGGAGATTTCAGGTACGCTGAATTATATGAAACCAAGAGAGTTTTGTTTAGTGACAGTGTTACAAGGAGAAGGTCAAATCATTGTAGATGGTGAAATATTCAAACTAACAACAGGCACTAACTTTATTTTAACTTCGGAAGATTTAGACAGTGTCTTTGAAGGTGAATTCACATTGATGATAAGTTACGTGTAG
- a CDS encoding transcriptional regulator yields the protein MFTYFKSALKNAKPQLILTLIYSFIAFAVIAVVYLLANFQLAKSVQTIAIYSQFGQQPPGDEYLFVIAILVIAAALSLFVFAQIFIGIINVMKRAMKNEKVQFTNLFIAFKKGNYLKSVIIGLVSIAMLIVLSLLTSLLYKLLSPVSEMIMNSVQSSAADSTHMIGIAITTQSIIIIVVSLIKAIITWLLLIPVFNFMTSFVESTNDKVKTHLANGFKAMKNGQKTFIKFFIGILLLNLITILFKVPVGYLITLNTQSLSQNVAENIIKVYTVLTIILFVVINAIILMGIVQYYLKRGQKITKDKVKSADKNKNVVTEPKSTKVENEKVTTSVETKTEKAQDSLKDETTKTMTSDKPEDNQPK from the coding sequence TTGTTTACTTACTTTAAATCAGCATTAAAAAATGCTAAACCACAATTAATACTAACATTGATATATTCATTTATAGCATTTGCTGTAATTGCAGTTGTATATTTACTTGCTAATTTTCAGCTTGCTAAGAGTGTACAAACCATTGCAATTTATTCACAATTTGGGCAACAACCGCCAGGAGATGAATACTTGTTTGTTATCGCTATATTAGTTATAGCAGCTGCACTTTCACTGTTTGTTTTTGCTCAAATTTTCATCGGCATTATAAATGTTATGAAACGAGCAATGAAAAATGAGAAAGTACAATTTACCAATCTATTTATTGCATTTAAAAAAGGTAATTATTTAAAGAGCGTTATTATTGGGCTTGTATCTATAGCAATGCTTATCGTTCTTTCACTTTTGACATCATTACTGTACAAATTATTATCTCCAGTTTCAGAAATGATTATGAATTCAGTACAATCATCAGCTGCAGATAGTACACACATGATTGGTATCGCTATTACAACTCAAAGTATCATAATCATTGTTGTTTCATTGATTAAAGCAATCATTACTTGGTTATTGTTAATACCTGTTTTCAACTTTATGACTAGTTTCGTTGAATCAACTAACGATAAAGTAAAAACACACTTAGCTAATGGATTTAAAGCAATGAAAAATGGTCAAAAAACATTTATCAAATTTTTCATTGGAATTCTCTTATTAAACTTAATTACTATTTTATTTAAAGTACCTGTTGGTTACTTGATTACATTAAATACGCAATCACTCTCTCAAAATGTTGCAGAAAATATCATAAAAGTTTATACAGTACTAACAATCATTTTATTTGTTGTTATTAATGCAATCATTTTAATGGGTATCGTGCAATATTACTTAAAACGTGGTCAAAAAATTACTAAAGATAAAGTAAAATCAGCTGACAAAAACAAAAATGTCGTTACTGAACCAAAAAGTACAAAAGTAGAAAATGAAAAAGTGACAACATCTGTTGAAACAAAAACAGAAAAAGCACAAGATTCATTAAAAGATGAAACTACAAAAACGATGACTTCAGATAAACCAGAAGACAATCAACCAAAATAA